From the Cervus elaphus chromosome 20, mCerEla1.1, whole genome shotgun sequence genome, one window contains:
- the MYBPHL gene encoding myosin-binding protein H-like, with the protein MEAATAPEAALGPTLKVKEASPADADGPQASPRQGAGSPLPQLLPPIEEHPKIWLPRALRQTYIRKVGDTVNLLIPFQGKPKPQAIWTRDGCALDTSRVSVRNGERDSILFIREAQRADSGRYQLSVRLGGLEATATIDILVIERPGPPQSIKLVDVWGSSATLEWTPPQDMGNAALLGYTVQKADTKSGLWFSVLERYHRTSCTVSNLIVGNSYAFRVFAENQCGLSENAPVTSDLAHIQKAATVYKTEGFAQRDFSEAPKFTQPLVDCTTVIGYDTQLFCCVRASPKPKIIWLKNKMDIQGNPKYRALTHLGICSLEIRKPGPFDGGIYTCKAVNPLGEASVDCRVDVKAPN; encoded by the exons ATGGAGGCAGCCACAGCTCCGGAGGCGGCCTTAGGACCCACACtgaaggtgaaagaagccagcccAGCAGATGCTGACGGACCTCAGGCTTCACCCCGGCAGGGGGCCGGCAGCCCCCTTCCCCAGCTCCTGCCCCCCATAGAAG AGCACCCCAAGATCTGGCTACCTCGGGCCCTGAGGCAGACCTACATCAGGAAGGTTGGAGACACTGTGAACCTTCTAATCCCATTCCAG GGCAAACCCAAACCTCAAGCCATCTGGACGCGTGATGGCTGTGCCTTGGACACCAGTCGTGTGAGTGTGCGGAATGGGGAGCGGGACTCTATCCTCTTCATCAGAGAGGCCCAGCGTGCGGACTCGGGTCGCTACCAGCTCAGTGTGCGGCTGGGCGGGCTGGAGGCCACCGCCACCATTGACATCCTGGTGATTG AGAGGCCAGGCCCTCCTCAGAGCATCAAGTTGGTGGATGTCTGGGGCTCCAGTGCTACCCTGGAGTGGACTCCTCCCCAAGACATGGGCAATGCGGCCCTCCTGGGATACACGGTGCAGAAGGCTGACACCAAATCTGGG CTGTGGTTCAGCGTGCTGGAGCGCTATCACCGCACCAGCTGCACGGTCTCCAACCTCATCGTCGGCAACTCCTACGCATTTCGAGTCTTTGCTGAGAACCAGTGTGGGCTCAGCGAGAACGCCCCCGTCACTTCCGACCTGGCCCACATCCAGAAAGCAG CTACTGTTTACAAGACCGAGGGCTTTGCCCAGCGAGATTTCTCTGAAGCCCCGAAGTTCACCCAGCCCCTGGTGGACTGCACTACGGTCATTGGCTACGACACCCAGCTCTTCTGCTGCGTCCGTGCCTCCCCCAAG CCGAAGATCATCTGGCTGAAGAACAAGATGGATATCCAGGGCAACCCCAAGTACAGAGCCCTTACTCACCTGGGAATCTGCTCCCTGGAAATCCGCAAGCCTGGCCCCTTTGACGGAGGCATCTACACCTGCAAGGCGGTTAACCCCCTGGGGGAGGCGTCCGTGGACTGTCGGGTGGATGTGAAAG CTCCTAATTGA
- the PSRC1 gene encoding proline/serine-rich coiled-coil protein 1 isoform X1: MEDLEDVKFIADETLDFGGLSPSDSREEEDVAVLVTPEKPVRRGLSHRSDPNAVAPTPQGLRLSLGPLSPEKLEEILHEANRLAAQLEQCALQERENTGEGSGPRRVKPSPRRETFVLKDSPVRDLLPTVSSLARSTPSPSSLTPRLRSSDRKGSVRALRATSGKKPSSVKRESPTCNLFPASKSPASSPLARSTPPVRGKAGPSGRATASPPTPVRPVLGPQPSTGNSQRLSRPQGAAAKPSSRLPVPSAVPRPGSRMPLTSRSVPASKGAPPSDSLSARKGLPRPSAAGHRVPVSQRPNLPISGAGRSNLQPPRKVAIPGPTSR; this comes from the exons ATGGAAGATTTAGAAG ACGTAAAGTTTATAGCGGATGAGACCTTGGACTTTGGGGGTCTGTCACCATCAGACAG tCGAGAGGAAGAAGATGTAGCAGTGTTGGTGACTCCGGAGAAACCCGTCCGACGAGGCCTCTCCCATCGAAGTGACCCAAATGCAgtggcccccaccccccagggtcTGAGGCTCAGCTTAGGCCCCCTCAGTCCAGAGAAGCTGGAAGAAATCCTCCATGAAGCCAACCGGCTGGCCGCTCAGCTGGAGCAGTGTGCCCTGCAGGAGCGGGAGAACACAGGCGAGGGCTCAGGGCCTCGAAGGGTGAAGCCCAGCCCTCGGCGGGAGACCTTCGTGCTCAAGGACAGTCCTGTCCGAGACCTGCTGCCGACCGTGAGCTCTTTGGCTCGGAGCACCCCCTCTCCAAGCAGCCTGACACCCCGACTCCGGAGCAGCGATAGGAAGGGGTCCGTCAGGGCTCTTCGAGCAACGTCTGGAAAGAAACCTTCCAGCGTGAAGAGG GAGTCGCCCACATGCAATCTGTTCCCTGCCTCCAAAAGCCCAGCGTCTTCTCCTCTTGCCCGATCAACTCCTCCGGTCCGGGGAAAAGCCGGGCCCAGTGGGAGAGCAACAGCAA GTCCACCTACCCCTGTCAGACCAGTCTTGGGCCCACAGCCTTCTACCGGCAACTCTCAGCGCCTGTCTCGGCCCCAGGGAGCAGCTGCTAAACCTTCCAGTCGACTGCCTGTTCCCTCAGCTGTTCCCAGGCCTGGCAGCAGGATGCCACTCACCAGCCGGAGTGTCCCAGCCAGCAAAGGTGCCCCTCCTTCAGATTCCCTGTCAGCTCGGAAAGGACTTCCAAGACCAAGTGCGGCAGGGCACAGAG TTCCTGTTTCTCAACGACCAAATCTTCCCATCTCTGGTGCTGGTCGCAGCAATCTGCAGCCTCCCAGGAAAGTTGCTATCCCAGGACCTACCAG CCGTTGA
- the PSRC1 gene encoding proline/serine-rich coiled-coil protein 1 isoform X2: MEDLEDVKFIADETLDFGGLSPSDSREEEDVAVLVTPEKPVRRGLSHRSDPNAVAPTPQGLRLSLGPLSPEKLEEILHEANRLAAQLEQCALQERENTGEGSGPRRVKPSPRRETFVLKDSPVRDLLPTVSSLARSTPSPSSLTPRLRSSDRKGSVRALRATSGKKPSSVKRESPTCNLFPASKSPASSPLARSTPPVRGKAGPSGRATASPPTPVRPVLGPQPSTGNSQRLSRPQGAAAKPSSRLPVPSAVPRPGSRMPLTSRSVPASKGAPPSDSLSARKGLPRPSAAGHRVPVSQRPNLPISGAGRSNLQPPRKVAIPGPTR, from the exons ATGGAAGATTTAGAAG ACGTAAAGTTTATAGCGGATGAGACCTTGGACTTTGGGGGTCTGTCACCATCAGACAG tCGAGAGGAAGAAGATGTAGCAGTGTTGGTGACTCCGGAGAAACCCGTCCGACGAGGCCTCTCCCATCGAAGTGACCCAAATGCAgtggcccccaccccccagggtcTGAGGCTCAGCTTAGGCCCCCTCAGTCCAGAGAAGCTGGAAGAAATCCTCCATGAAGCCAACCGGCTGGCCGCTCAGCTGGAGCAGTGTGCCCTGCAGGAGCGGGAGAACACAGGCGAGGGCTCAGGGCCTCGAAGGGTGAAGCCCAGCCCTCGGCGGGAGACCTTCGTGCTCAAGGACAGTCCTGTCCGAGACCTGCTGCCGACCGTGAGCTCTTTGGCTCGGAGCACCCCCTCTCCAAGCAGCCTGACACCCCGACTCCGGAGCAGCGATAGGAAGGGGTCCGTCAGGGCTCTTCGAGCAACGTCTGGAAAGAAACCTTCCAGCGTGAAGAGG GAGTCGCCCACATGCAATCTGTTCCCTGCCTCCAAAAGCCCAGCGTCTTCTCCTCTTGCCCGATCAACTCCTCCGGTCCGGGGAAAAGCCGGGCCCAGTGGGAGAGCAACAGCAA GTCCACCTACCCCTGTCAGACCAGTCTTGGGCCCACAGCCTTCTACCGGCAACTCTCAGCGCCTGTCTCGGCCCCAGGGAGCAGCTGCTAAACCTTCCAGTCGACTGCCTGTTCCCTCAGCTGTTCCCAGGCCTGGCAGCAGGATGCCACTCACCAGCCGGAGTGTCCCAGCCAGCAAAGGTGCCCCTCCTTCAGATTCCCTGTCAGCTCGGAAAGGACTTCCAAGACCAAGTGCGGCAGGGCACAGAG TTCCTGTTTCTCAACGACCAAATCTTCCCATCTCTGGTGCTGGTCGCAGCAATCTGCAGCCTCCCAGGAAAGTTGCTATCCCAGGACCTACCAG GTAA
- the PSRC1 gene encoding proline/serine-rich coiled-coil protein 1 isoform X3 has product MEDLEDVKFIADETLDFGGLSPSDSREEEDVAVLVTPEKPVRRGLSHRSDPNAVAPTPQGLRLSLGPLSPEKLEEILHEANRLAAQLEQCALQERENTGEGSGPRRVKPSPRRETFVLKDSPVRDLLPTVSSLARSTPSPSSLTPRLRSSDRKGSVRALRATSGKKPSSVKRESPTCNLFPASKSPASSPLARSTPPVRGKAGPSGRATASPPTPVRPVLGPQPSTGNSQRLSRPQGAAAKPSSRLPVPSAVPRPGSRMPLTSRSVPASKGAPPSDSLSARKGLPRPSAAGHRVPVSQRPNLPISGAGRSNLQPPRKVAIPGPTR; this is encoded by the exons ATGGAAGATTTAGAAG ACGTAAAGTTTATAGCGGATGAGACCTTGGACTTTGGGGGTCTGTCACCATCAGACAG tCGAGAGGAAGAAGATGTAGCAGTGTTGGTGACTCCGGAGAAACCCGTCCGACGAGGCCTCTCCCATCGAAGTGACCCAAATGCAgtggcccccaccccccagggtcTGAGGCTCAGCTTAGGCCCCCTCAGTCCAGAGAAGCTGGAAGAAATCCTCCATGAAGCCAACCGGCTGGCCGCTCAGCTGGAGCAGTGTGCCCTGCAGGAGCGGGAGAACACAGGCGAGGGCTCAGGGCCTCGAAGGGTGAAGCCCAGCCCTCGGCGGGAGACCTTCGTGCTCAAGGACAGTCCTGTCCGAGACCTGCTGCCGACCGTGAGCTCTTTGGCTCGGAGCACCCCCTCTCCAAGCAGCCTGACACCCCGACTCCGGAGCAGCGATAGGAAGGGGTCCGTCAGGGCTCTTCGAGCAACGTCTGGAAAGAAACCTTCCAGCGTGAAGAGG GAGTCGCCCACATGCAATCTGTTCCCTGCCTCCAAAAGCCCAGCGTCTTCTCCTCTTGCCCGATCAACTCCTCCGGTCCGGGGAAAAGCCGGGCCCAGTGGGAGAGCAACAGCAA GTCCACCTACCCCTGTCAGACCAGTCTTGGGCCCACAGCCTTCTACCGGCAACTCTCAGCGCCTGTCTCGGCCCCAGGGAGCAGCTGCTAAACCTTCCAGTCGACTGCCTGTTCCCTCAGCTGTTCCCAGGCCTGGCAGCAGGATGCCACTCACCAGCCGGAGTGTCCCAGCCAGCAAAGGTGCCCCTCCTTCAGATTCCCTGTCAGCTCGGAAAGGACTTCCAAGACCAAGTGCGGCAGGGCACAGAG TTCCTGTTTCTCAACGACCAAATCTTCCCATCTCTGGTGCTGGTCGCAGCAATCTGCAGCCTCCCAGGAAAGTTGCTATCCCAGGACCTACCAGGTAA